From a region of the Drosophila virilis strain 15010-1051.87 chromosome 3, Dvir_AGI_RSII-ME, whole genome shotgun sequence genome:
- the LOC6622043 gene encoding uncharacterized protein isoform X1: MGNGMNKVLPGLYVGNYRDSKDYQQLEKFKISHIIAIHDSPRRLLPDKHYLCVMASDTPDQNLSQYFSVCNDFIHAARLREGNVLIHCLAGMSRSVTVAVAYIMTATHLNWKEALKVVRAGRAVANPNTGFQNQLLEFEQYKLADERRRLRERFPSSALEQLDRIKCGLALDNYQELLQNRDICEGNCSRGEKCPTGVCNMDPTKGLFRRRPSTASSTQSRTRAQSSNANTHSSSSTLGVSSAAGGVIAAAQSCPTSPKHSPLQRRSVGNERIPEDEIAYQQPASTLAPTTSSEAAEYAAAIEDARREQRQQQQQLQLQRSPSRYSYKSGGRVNSMSGTGQGNTAGSQREAPAAAGNMGNGSAQLQRSASTVSGFGVRPRSSPAGLHAYTGSVPSSVHGSRVDLREIDKGSAIYLGCSAPRASTLSITSSRGSSGGSAPPTPCHTPPSSPRHGIRRSTSLAKKTR, encoded by the exons ATGGGGAATGGTATGAACAAG GTCTTGCCGGGACTATATGTGGGCAATTACCGCGACTCCAAAGATTATCAGCAGCTGGAGAAGTTCAAAATCTCTCACATTATAGCCATACATGACAGTCCAAGGCGTCTGCTGCCG GACAAGCACTATCTGTGCGTTATGGCCTCGGATACGCCGGATCAGAATTTGTCGCAATACTTTTCGGTATGCAACGACTTCATACATGCAGCTCGGCTACGCGAGGGCAATGTGCTGATCCACTGTCTGGCCGGGATGTCCCGCTCAGTGACCGTCGCCGTGGCTTATATTATGACGGCTACGCATCTGAACTGGAAGGAGGCATTGAAGGTGGTGCGCGCTGGTCGCGCAGTGGCCAATCCCAACACGGGCTTTCAAAACCAGCTGCTAGAGTTCGAGCAATATAAACTGGCCGATGAGCGTCGGCGGCTGAGAGAGCGTTTCCCGTCATCGGCACTGGAGCAGCTTGATCGGATCAAGTGTGGACTGGCGCTGGATAATTATCAGGAGCTGTTACAGAACAGAGACATATGCGAGGGCAATTGCTCTCGCGGCGAAAAGTGTCCCACAG GCGTCTGCAACATGGACCCCACCAAAGGACTGTTCCGACGTCGGCCGTCGACCGCCTCCAGCACACAGTCCAGGACACGGGCCCAGTCCTCCAATGCCAACACGCACTCATCCTCAAGTACTTTGGGCGTCAGCAGCGCTGCCGGAGGCGTCATCGCGGCTGCCCAGTCCTGCCCCACATCGCCCAAGCACTCGCCTCTGCAGCGCCGTTCGGTAGGTAACGAGCGTATTCCCGAGGACGAGATTGCCTACCAGCAGCCAGCCTCGACGCTGGCCCCAACTACCTCCAGCGAGGCGGCAGAGTATGCGGCAGCCATCGAGGATGCACGTAGGgaacagcgccagcagcagcagcagctccaactGCAACGTTCGCCCTCGCGGTACAGCTACAAGTCAGGCGGCAGGGTTAATTCAATGAGTGGCACGGGCCAGGGCAACACAGCCGGAAGTCAGAGGGAGGCGCCAGCCGCCGCGGGGAACATGGGGAATGGAAGcgcacagctgcagcgcaGCGCCAGCACCGTGAGCGGATTCGGCGTGCGACCACGCAGCAGTCCGGCGGGCCTACATGCCTATACGG GCTCGGTGCCCTCATCTGTTCACGGATCGCGGGTCGATCTGCGCGAGATTGACAAGGGTTCCGCTATCTACTTGGGCTGCTCGGCGCCGCGTGCCTCGACTTTGTCGATCACGTCGTCGCGTGGCTCATCGGGCGGTTCGGCGCCGCCCACACCATGCCACACACCTCCTTCCAGCCCACGGCACGGTATCAGAAG ATCGACCAGCCTGGCGAAAAAGACCAGATGA
- the LOC6622043 gene encoding uncharacterized protein isoform X2, whose product MNWHMGNVLPGLYVGNYRDSKDYQQLEKFKISHIIAIHDSPRRLLPDKHYLCVMASDTPDQNLSQYFSVCNDFIHAARLREGNVLIHCLAGMSRSVTVAVAYIMTATHLNWKEALKVVRAGRAVANPNTGFQNQLLEFEQYKLADERRRLRERFPSSALEQLDRIKCGLALDNYQELLQNRDICEGNCSRGEKCPTGVCNMDPTKGLFRRRPSTASSTQSRTRAQSSNANTHSSSSTLGVSSAAGGVIAAAQSCPTSPKHSPLQRRSVGNERIPEDEIAYQQPASTLAPTTSSEAAEYAAAIEDARREQRQQQQQLQLQRSPSRYSYKSGGRVNSMSGTGQGNTAGSQREAPAAAGNMGNGSAQLQRSASTVSGFGVRPRSSPAGLHAYTGSVPSSVHGSRVDLREIDKGSAIYLGCSAPRASTLSITSSRGSSGGSAPPTPCHTPPSSPRHGIRRSTSLAKKTR is encoded by the exons ATGAATTGGCATATGGGAAAT GTCTTGCCGGGACTATATGTGGGCAATTACCGCGACTCCAAAGATTATCAGCAGCTGGAGAAGTTCAAAATCTCTCACATTATAGCCATACATGACAGTCCAAGGCGTCTGCTGCCG GACAAGCACTATCTGTGCGTTATGGCCTCGGATACGCCGGATCAGAATTTGTCGCAATACTTTTCGGTATGCAACGACTTCATACATGCAGCTCGGCTACGCGAGGGCAATGTGCTGATCCACTGTCTGGCCGGGATGTCCCGCTCAGTGACCGTCGCCGTGGCTTATATTATGACGGCTACGCATCTGAACTGGAAGGAGGCATTGAAGGTGGTGCGCGCTGGTCGCGCAGTGGCCAATCCCAACACGGGCTTTCAAAACCAGCTGCTAGAGTTCGAGCAATATAAACTGGCCGATGAGCGTCGGCGGCTGAGAGAGCGTTTCCCGTCATCGGCACTGGAGCAGCTTGATCGGATCAAGTGTGGACTGGCGCTGGATAATTATCAGGAGCTGTTACAGAACAGAGACATATGCGAGGGCAATTGCTCTCGCGGCGAAAAGTGTCCCACAG GCGTCTGCAACATGGACCCCACCAAAGGACTGTTCCGACGTCGGCCGTCGACCGCCTCCAGCACACAGTCCAGGACACGGGCCCAGTCCTCCAATGCCAACACGCACTCATCCTCAAGTACTTTGGGCGTCAGCAGCGCTGCCGGAGGCGTCATCGCGGCTGCCCAGTCCTGCCCCACATCGCCCAAGCACTCGCCTCTGCAGCGCCGTTCGGTAGGTAACGAGCGTATTCCCGAGGACGAGATTGCCTACCAGCAGCCAGCCTCGACGCTGGCCCCAACTACCTCCAGCGAGGCGGCAGAGTATGCGGCAGCCATCGAGGATGCACGTAGGgaacagcgccagcagcagcagcagctccaactGCAACGTTCGCCCTCGCGGTACAGCTACAAGTCAGGCGGCAGGGTTAATTCAATGAGTGGCACGGGCCAGGGCAACACAGCCGGAAGTCAGAGGGAGGCGCCAGCCGCCGCGGGGAACATGGGGAATGGAAGcgcacagctgcagcgcaGCGCCAGCACCGTGAGCGGATTCGGCGTGCGACCACGCAGCAGTCCGGCGGGCCTACATGCCTATACGG GCTCGGTGCCCTCATCTGTTCACGGATCGCGGGTCGATCTGCGCGAGATTGACAAGGGTTCCGCTATCTACTTGGGCTGCTCGGCGCCGCGTGCCTCGACTTTGTCGATCACGTCGTCGCGTGGCTCATCGGGCGGTTCGGCGCCGCCCACACCATGCCACACACCTCCTTCCAGCCCACGGCACGGTATCAGAAG ATCGACCAGCCTGGCGAAAAAGACCAGATGA
- the LOC6622043 gene encoding uncharacterized protein isoform X3 has product MNWHMGNVLPGLYVGNYRDSKDYQQLEKFKISHIIAIHDSPRRLLPDKHYLCVMASDTPDQNLSQYFSVCNDFIHAARLREGNVLIHCLAGMSRSVTVAVAYIMTATHLNWKEALKVVRAGRAVANPNTGFQNQLLEFEQYKLADERRRLRERFPSSALEQLDRIKCGLALDNYQELLQNRDICEGNCSRGEKCPTGASIPAYAIGGFSITGREASGSGNAQVRQNVAYTLRFIVDKWKNRTFEQLSSEEISVSNLESELETDLETDHDDSNGISSSSSGEELMPNVIYYNADANVGRFVNNLDENAEEDERHSPYTAHMKRLAKKFEEKQRATTPPRQKVAVSASQTARQTPVKRPPRKPETKR; this is encoded by the exons ATGAATTGGCATATGGGAAAT GTCTTGCCGGGACTATATGTGGGCAATTACCGCGACTCCAAAGATTATCAGCAGCTGGAGAAGTTCAAAATCTCTCACATTATAGCCATACATGACAGTCCAAGGCGTCTGCTGCCG GACAAGCACTATCTGTGCGTTATGGCCTCGGATACGCCGGATCAGAATTTGTCGCAATACTTTTCGGTATGCAACGACTTCATACATGCAGCTCGGCTACGCGAGGGCAATGTGCTGATCCACTGTCTGGCCGGGATGTCCCGCTCAGTGACCGTCGCCGTGGCTTATATTATGACGGCTACGCATCTGAACTGGAAGGAGGCATTGAAGGTGGTGCGCGCTGGTCGCGCAGTGGCCAATCCCAACACGGGCTTTCAAAACCAGCTGCTAGAGTTCGAGCAATATAAACTGGCCGATGAGCGTCGGCGGCTGAGAGAGCGTTTCCCGTCATCGGCACTGGAGCAGCTTGATCGGATCAAGTGTGGACTGGCGCTGGATAATTATCAGGAGCTGTTACAGAACAGAGACATATGCGAGGGCAATTGCTCTCGCGGCGAAAAGTGTCCCACAGGTGCGAGCATACCCGCTTACGCAATTGGCGGCTTCTCCATTACCGGCCGTGAGGCTTCGGGCTCGGGCAATGCCCAAGTACGGCAAAATGTTGCCTACACTCTTAGGTTCATCGTTGACAAATGGAAGAACCGAACATTTGAGCAGCTGAGCAGCGAAGAGATCTCGGTGTCCAACCTGGAGTCGGAGCTTGAGACAGACCTTGAAACCGATCATGATGACTCGAACGGCAtatccagcagcagctcgggcGAAGAGCTTATGCCCAATGTGATCTACTACAATGCAGACGCGAACGTTGGCCGGTTTGTCAACAACCTGGACGAGAACGCAGAGGAAGATGAGCGGCACAGCCCATACACGGCTCACATGAAAAGATTGGCTAAAAAGTTCGAGGAAAAGCAGCGAGCCACCACGCCCCCTAGGCAGAAGGTTGCCGTCTCCGCTAGTCAGACGGCCCGACAAACTCCAGTCAAGCGGCCGCCTAGAAAACCGGAGACCAAGCGCTAA